One window of the Lacerta agilis isolate rLacAgi1 chromosome 17, rLacAgi1.pri, whole genome shotgun sequence genome contains the following:
- the HAX1 gene encoding LOW QUALITY PROTEIN: HCLS1-associated protein X-1 (The sequence of the model RefSeq protein was modified relative to this genomic sequence to represent the inferred CDS: inserted 2 bases in 1 codon; deleted 2 bases in 1 codon; substituted 1 base at 1 genomic stop codon), translating into MSLYDVFRGFFGFPGERRPRDPFFGGITRDDDDEDDEDGFGARHXPGDFGFGFTFSPGGMRFHDTFGFDELFQDFNNLFQEMGTRSLPSGPFDFPEPPAQTPEKRQTLRDFMLKRPDSQRSSSRALEDGSGPHSSGEEGPGSHSKGTLLPNAVSGKFHDNTGSADTRVTFLLQIWTAGHVQGLETILPPAQPRSYFKSVRYTKVVSTDGTVEERRTVRDSQGHEETVVTRQSGGEPRPGFDGGRQGGSGDLAPFRSRPGEDLGDSASILDTFFRRWFXSR; encoded by the exons ATGAGCCTCTACGACGTATTTCGGGGTTTCTTCGGTTTTCCCGGGGAGCGGAG GCCCCGCGACCCCTTCTTTGGGGGAATCACACGGGACGACGACGATGAGGACGATGAAGATGGCTTTGGGGCGAGGCA CCCGGGGGACTTTGGGTTCGGGTTCACATTCAGCCCAGGCGGGATGCGTTTCCACGACACCTTCGGGTTTGACGAGCTGTTCCAGGATTTCAACAACCTCTTCCAAGAGATGGGAACGAGGAGTTTGCCTTCTGGGCCCTTTG ATTTCCCAGAGCCACCGGCACAAACACCTGAGAAGAGGCAGACGCTGAGGGATTTCATGCTGAAACGTCCGGATAGCCAGAGGTCTAGCAGCAGAGCCCTAGAGGACGGCTCAGGCCCCCACAGCTCTGGAGAAGAGGGCCCTGGCAGCCATTCCAAGGG GACACTGCTGCCAAATGCAGTATCCGGGAAATTTCATGAT AACACTGGCTCAGCTGATACTCGAGTCACATTTTTATTACAGATCTGGACTGCAGGTCACGTCCAAGGGCTCGAGACTATTCTTCCGCCAGCCCAACCCCGGTCGTATTTCAAAAGCGTT CGATACACAAAAGTGGTTAGCACAGATGGG ACGGTGGAAGAGAGGCGGACGGTGCGTGACAGTCAGGGCCACGAGGAGACAGTTGTCACCCGCCAGAGCGGAGGGGAGCCACGTCCGGGGTTTGACGGTGGCCGGCAAGGAGGCTCAG GAGACCTGGCGCCCTTCCGCTCACGCCCTGGAGAGGACCTAGGCGACTCCGCTTCCATCCTGGACACCTTTTTCCGCCGATGGTTCTAGAGCCGATAG